The Acidianus manzaensis genome has a window encoding:
- a CDS encoding TIGR00304 family membrane protein, with protein sequence MQGLIQLGIMLILLGFLIVFLGIIYDTFFRNKEEGENQNKTEAGGIILIGPIPIIFGSSKKIEKWMIIVALVIVIIMAIIYLLNFISSP encoded by the coding sequence ATGCAAGGATTAATTCAGCTAGGAATAATGCTAATTCTGTTAGGTTTTCTTATTGTCTTTCTAGGCATAATTTATGATACATTCTTCAGAAATAAGGAAGAAGGGGAGAATCAAAATAAGACAGAAGCGGGAGGAATAATACTTATAGGTCCAATACCTATAATTTTTGGATCGTCTAAAAAAATCGAAAAATGGATGATAATAGTAGCTTTGGTTATAGTTATAATTATGGCAATAATTTATTTACTTAATTTTATATCAAGCCCCTAA
- a CDS encoding bifunctional phosphoglucose/phosphomannose isomerase yields the protein MLEKYLSWDKAFEKSIQASKEIDYEIKTDKIYFSGMGGSYIPGKIAEIFDLNADYQAGNGVPRKLDKSTTLISMSYSGNTSETIFAVKKGLEANSKIIVITSGGYLEKLANENHEIYLVKISGESQTRYSFPYLITPLLKILSTKANEKINLNELKEGITEFKEKFINFSKYLSDKIISKIPVFYGSTYFPIAIRFKQEINENVKYPAFYGYIPEVNHNEVESYVRGKELLPIVIGNEAIDNVTRDVLNAEQIVPPSESKLKNISSLVFLAGVTSIQLSEIYKENPEKLYNIPKCRELTSNIFK from the coding sequence TCGAAAAAAGTATTCAAGCAAGCAAAGAAATAGACTATGAAATAAAAACTGATAAAATTTATTTCAGTGGAATGGGAGGAAGCTATATTCCAGGTAAGATTGCCGAAATATTCGATCTTAATGCAGATTATCAAGCTGGAAATGGAGTACCAAGGAAATTAGATAAAAGTACTACACTTATCTCAATGAGTTATTCCGGAAATACTTCAGAAACTATATTTGCAGTAAAAAAAGGTTTAGAAGCAAATTCTAAAATTATTGTAATAACTTCTGGAGGATATCTAGAAAAGCTTGCAAATGAAAACCATGAAATATATTTAGTTAAAATTTCAGGAGAATCACAAACTAGGTATTCCTTTCCATATTTAATTACTCCTCTCTTGAAAATTCTTTCTACAAAGGCTAATGAAAAAATAAATCTTAATGAATTAAAAGAAGGAATTACTGAATTTAAAGAGAAATTCATTAATTTTTCTAAGTATCTGTCAGATAAAATAATCTCTAAAATTCCAGTATTTTATGGATCTACATATTTTCCAATAGCAATAAGGTTTAAGCAAGAAATTAATGAAAACGTAAAATATCCTGCATTTTATGGCTATATTCCAGAAGTAAATCATAATGAAGTTGAAAGTTATGTACGAGGAAAAGAATTACTCCCTATAGTTATAGGCAATGAAGCAATTGATAACGTAACAAGAGATGTACTAAATGCAGAACAAATAGTTCCTCCATCTGAGTCTAAATTGAAAAATATATCATCTCTAGTATTCTTAGCAGGAGTAACATCGATACAATTATCTGAGATCTATAAGGAAAATCCAGAAAAACTATATAATATTCCAAAGTGTAGAGAATTAACATCAAATATATTTAAATAG
- a CDS encoding Glu/Leu/Phe/Val family dehydrogenase — translation MAVEEVLSSNLYTQQVKKLYKVGELLGLQQDELEALATPERVIQVKIQIRGKDGKIKTFTGWRSQHNSALGPYKGGVRYHPNVSQDEVIALSMIMTWKNSLLQLPYGGGKAGIKVDPASLSKEELELLSRNFIDAIYKYIGSDIDIPAPDVNTNSQIMSWFLDEYNKISGKIDPAVFTGKPVELGGLAVREYSTGLGVAHVAKLASEKFLDGIEGKRVIIQGFGNLGSYAAKFLQELGAKIVGVSDSKGGVLDYNGLDYNKLIEIKNSHKSVIEYPAGKKVTNDELLISDCDILIPGALENVIHKFNAPKIKAKIVVEGANGPLTADADEILKERGIPVVPDILANSGGVVGSYVEWANNKMGEIIEEEEAKKLILSRMEKSFNEMYNKYNKLENQDLRTSAMVVAVERVVNAMKVRGLI, via the coding sequence ATGGCCGTAGAAGAAGTTTTAAGTTCTAATTTATATACACAACAAGTTAAAAAATTATATAAAGTTGGTGAGTTATTAGGCCTACAGCAGGACGAACTAGAAGCATTAGCTACTCCGGAAAGAGTTATTCAGGTAAAAATTCAAATTAGAGGAAAAGACGGAAAAATAAAGACTTTCACTGGATGGAGATCGCAACATAACAGCGCTCTTGGTCCATATAAAGGAGGAGTTAGATATCATCCAAATGTAAGTCAAGACGAAGTAATAGCTTTATCAATGATTATGACATGGAAGAATTCACTCCTCCAACTTCCATATGGGGGAGGTAAGGCCGGAATTAAGGTAGATCCAGCTTCATTAAGCAAAGAGGAGCTTGAATTATTATCTAGGAATTTTATCGATGCAATATATAAATATATAGGTAGTGATATTGATATTCCTGCACCGGATGTTAATACAAACTCACAAATTATGTCATGGTTTTTAGATGAATATAATAAAATCTCTGGAAAGATAGACCCTGCAGTTTTTACAGGTAAACCCGTAGAATTAGGAGGTTTAGCAGTTAGAGAATATAGTACAGGATTAGGAGTAGCTCATGTAGCTAAACTAGCTTCTGAAAAGTTTTTAGACGGGATAGAAGGAAAAAGAGTGATAATTCAAGGATTTGGTAATTTAGGCTCTTATGCTGCAAAATTCCTTCAAGAGTTAGGAGCTAAGATAGTAGGCGTTAGCGATAGCAAGGGTGGAGTACTCGATTATAATGGACTTGATTACAATAAATTAATTGAAATTAAGAATTCTCATAAATCAGTGATTGAATACCCTGCAGGAAAGAAAGTAACTAACGATGAGTTATTGATTTCTGATTGTGATATATTAATTCCTGGAGCTCTAGAAAATGTTATACATAAGTTTAATGCACCAAAGATTAAGGCAAAAATAGTAGTTGAAGGAGCAAACGGACCTTTAACCGCTGATGCAGATGAAATATTAAAAGAAAGAGGAATTCCAGTTGTGCCAGATATATTAGCAAATTCTGGAGGAGTTGTAGGAAGTTACGTTGAATGGGCTAATAATAAGATGGGAGAAATCATAGAAGAAGAAGAAGCTAAGAAGCTAATTCTATCTAGAATGGAGAAATCCTTCAATGAGATGTATAATAAATATAATAAACTTGAAAACCAAGACTTAAGAACCTCAGCTATGGTAGTAGCAGTAGAAAGAGTAGTAAATGCAATGAAAGTTAGGGGCTTGATATAA
- a CDS encoding ATP-dependent nuclease translates to MRLLEFYTSNFRSLSDIRIKNVGGLNVIVGFNGYGKTNLLSSIYLFIKNLSAGIEKRTIEDRNQEYLLLWQGYDTSKEITLGGKIEFSEDEVEKAIGRSKRIETEIINKLKYERGEVKWDLDILRVNDSVPTKDEIDETRKLFENASQQIEYVPIFDQGYFDNIMKRIIDISRSPINLRKYWYDFVNLVSATIPEIKGIEIWDGGKLVLNVYNLPIYIDLAASGFQRVILMLFVIWLSGNKILLLEEPEVNMHPTLQYKLIKLLKSWTENGMLQVFMTTHSPFIVSSDVDNFIILKKESAFSKAINITPSEDIKSLLSILKINISDLIFSKYIILTGEYAEPSAIYNWLKKMNINPEYNGISIYSIKSDLELQTWLKLREMLKLETVFFGLCDKLDQYVKDSCIPISRELESYYTKSGMLEALKRLGIYPDDKELKDLNKDENIKWLTAVLKKRGLDYYLLRSSISDIITRVDSVEIPKEVELLANKIKSLQVYN, encoded by the coding sequence TTGAGATTACTCGAATTCTACACTAGCAATTTCAGGAGCTTGTCAGATATTAGAATAAAGAATGTTGGAGGGCTAAATGTAATAGTCGGATTTAATGGATATGGAAAGACTAATTTGCTATCTTCCATATACTTATTCATTAAGAATCTATCAGCTGGAATAGAAAAAAGAACAATAGAAGATAGAAACCAAGAATATTTATTACTTTGGCAAGGATATGATACTTCAAAAGAAATAACTTTGGGTGGTAAAATAGAATTTTCTGAAGACGAAGTTGAAAAAGCAATAGGAAGGTCAAAAAGAATTGAAACTGAAATTATTAATAAGCTAAAATATGAAAGAGGAGAAGTAAAATGGGATTTAGATATTTTAAGAGTTAATGATTCTGTACCTACAAAAGATGAAATTGATGAAACGAGAAAATTGTTTGAGAACGCTTCTCAACAGATAGAATATGTTCCTATCTTTGATCAAGGTTACTTTGATAATATAATGAAAAGAATTATAGACATAAGTAGATCTCCAATTAACTTGAGAAAATATTGGTATGACTTCGTAAATTTAGTAAGTGCTACAATTCCTGAAATAAAAGGAATAGAAATCTGGGATGGAGGAAAATTAGTCTTAAACGTTTACAATTTACCAATATACATAGACCTAGCAGCTAGTGGATTTCAAAGAGTAATTCTAATGTTATTTGTCATTTGGCTAAGTGGAAATAAAATTTTACTATTGGAAGAACCGGAAGTAAATATGCATCCTACTTTACAATATAAATTAATTAAACTACTAAAAAGTTGGACTGAAAATGGTATGCTTCAAGTATTTATGACAACTCATTCGCCATTCATTGTATCTAGCGATGTGGATAATTTTATTATTCTGAAAAAGGAATCAGCTTTTTCTAAAGCTATAAATATAACTCCATCAGAAGATATTAAGAGTCTGCTTAGCATATTGAAAATAAATATTAGTGATTTAATATTCAGTAAATATATTATATTAACTGGAGAATATGCTGAACCCTCAGCAATATATAATTGGCTTAAGAAGATGAATATAAATCCAGAATATAATGGAATATCTATATACTCTATAAAATCTGATTTAGAATTACAGACATGGTTAAAATTAAGAGAGATGTTAAAGCTTGAAACAGTATTCTTTGGATTATGTGACAAATTAGATCAATATGTTAAAGATTCATGTATTCCAATAAGCAGAGAACTAGAATCTTACTATACCAAGTCTGGAATGTTAGAAGCATTAAAAAGATTAGGAATTTATCCTGACGACAAAGAATTGAAAGATTTGAATAAAGACGAAAATATAAAATGGTTAACTGCAGTTCTAAAGAAGCGTGGATTAGACTATTATCTATTAAGATCTTCTATTAGTGATATAATTACTAGAGTAGATTCAGTGGAAATACCTAAAGAAGTAGAGCTATTAGCGAATAAAATAAAATCTCTTCAAGTATATAATTAA
- a CDS encoding SDR family oxidoreductase encodes MDLGIKGKKVIVTASSSGIGYATAKRFLEEGAEVLISSHDENKLLNAYNTLKGISKSVYYMKIDLTKPEEVSSLISEGSSMLGGLDILVYVTGSPKPGNLLELTNEDWINGFNLLLMSAVVAVRESAKIMKKGGRIILSTSTTLREPIDNLDLSNVIRLSLAGLIKSASRELASKGILVNGVMPGWTLTKRLDQLIKDRSKRENRTEDSVLKDLVKDIPLGRLANPEEVANVIIFLASSLSTYVTGTLIPVDGGNIKGIF; translated from the coding sequence ATGGATCTAGGGATAAAAGGGAAGAAAGTAATAGTAACAGCCTCAAGTAGTGGCATAGGATATGCCACAGCTAAAAGATTTTTAGAAGAAGGAGCAGAAGTATTAATCTCTTCTCACGATGAGAATAAGTTATTAAATGCTTACAATACCCTAAAAGGAATAAGTAAAAGCGTCTATTACATGAAAATTGACTTAACAAAACCAGAAGAAGTATCTTCTTTAATTTCGGAAGGTTCATCCATGTTAGGAGGATTAGACATATTAGTTTATGTAACTGGAAGTCCAAAACCAGGTAATTTATTGGAATTAACCAATGAGGACTGGATTAATGGTTTTAATTTACTATTAATGAGTGCAGTTGTTGCAGTGAGAGAAAGTGCTAAAATAATGAAAAAAGGAGGTAGAATAATACTTTCAACTTCAACAACTCTAAGAGAGCCTATAGATAATCTAGATTTATCAAATGTAATTAGATTATCTTTAGCAGGGCTTATTAAATCTGCTTCACGAGAATTAGCATCGAAAGGAATTTTGGTAAATGGTGTTATGCCAGGCTGGACTCTTACAAAGAGGCTGGACCAACTTATAAAAGATAGAAGTAAAAGGGAAAATAGAACTGAGGATTCGGTTCTAAAAGATTTAGTTAAAGACATTCCTTTAGGGCGCTTAGCAAACCCAGAGGAAGTAGCTAATGTGATTATATTCCTAGCATCTTCTCTATCTACATATGTTACAGGGACATTAATACCAGTAGATGGTGGTAATATTAAGGGAATATTTTAA
- a CDS encoding NUDIX hydrolase gives MNRPLVAVGGVIVNEENKVLLVKRSKPPNQGDWAIPGGKVEYGETIFDAVKREMKEETNLEVIPEELLAVVQIIKEGFHYIILDFVCKIKSGELKASSDALDVKFFSLDEIKRLPVSPTTLDMLEKYFSKKEKLPLYITEISK, from the coding sequence ATGAATAGGCCATTAGTAGCAGTTGGAGGAGTTATAGTAAATGAAGAAAACAAAGTATTACTAGTAAAACGAAGTAAACCACCAAATCAAGGTGATTGGGCAATTCCAGGTGGAAAAGTAGAATATGGAGAGACAATCTTTGATGCAGTAAAAAGGGAGATGAAAGAGGAAACAAACTTGGAAGTAATACCAGAGGAATTGTTAGCTGTAGTCCAGATTATAAAGGAAGGATTTCACTATATAATATTGGATTTTGTTTGTAAAATAAAATCGGGAGAGTTAAAAGCATCGTCTGATGCTTTAGATGTAAAATTTTTCTCTCTAGATGAGATAAAAAGATTACCAGTATCTCCTACAACATTAGATATGTTAGAGAAATATTTTAGTAAGAAAGAAAAACTTCCTTTATATATTACTGAAATCTCCAAGTAG
- the cysS gene encoding cysteine--tRNA ligase — MNMIQVFNTFGRRLEELSVENNTIKMYVCGPTVYDYLHIGHGRTFVAFDAMSRYLRLKGYNVIRVQNITDIDDKIINKAKETNTSWEEVANTYSKDYLDNMNALKVKIDLHPRVSTHIKEILEFIQGLIDKGHAYVAPSGSVYFDVTSFPKYGELSNTKMEEWNQGEEFLKEKKHPFDFALWKAWKPGEPYWDSPWGKGRPGWHIECSTMATRYLGEQFDIHGGGMDLIFPHHENERAQSESLIGKKWVKYWIHVAFLTINGEKMSKSLKNIIPLKEALKEYGAEVLRYWFLSSHYRSSLDFNENSLQQSKSSIERLKDAVSIVKDIIKEGPKSYASDDDIKTQKEIITKISEYNEFMSNDFDTSNALAKIHELANIVFTKLQYSRDLLGASIALEGFRQFNEVFGVMDKELGEALESIDKIIDTVIEIRNTLRNKKMYDLSDQIRSALADAGIKILDSKDKSTWRFQ; from the coding sequence ATAAATATGATACAAGTTTTCAATACTTTTGGTAGAAGATTAGAAGAATTATCAGTAGAAAACAATACAATAAAAATGTACGTTTGCGGCCCAACAGTTTATGATTATTTGCACATAGGACATGGAAGAACATTTGTAGCATTTGATGCAATGTCAAGATATTTAAGATTAAAAGGATATAACGTGATAAGAGTCCAGAATATTACAGATATAGATGATAAAATAATAAATAAAGCAAAAGAAACTAATACAAGTTGGGAAGAAGTAGCAAATACGTATTCTAAAGATTATCTTGATAACATGAATGCACTAAAAGTGAAAATTGATCTTCATCCAAGGGTTTCTACACATATAAAGGAAATTTTGGAATTTATTCAAGGATTAATTGATAAAGGACATGCTTATGTAGCGCCTAGTGGTAGTGTATACTTTGATGTTACTTCATTCCCTAAATATGGTGAATTATCCAATACTAAAATGGAAGAATGGAATCAAGGTGAAGAGTTTCTAAAAGAAAAGAAACATCCATTTGATTTTGCTCTTTGGAAAGCTTGGAAACCTGGGGAGCCATACTGGGATTCTCCATGGGGAAAAGGAAGGCCAGGATGGCATATCGAATGCTCTACTATGGCTACAAGATATCTAGGAGAGCAATTTGACATACATGGAGGTGGAATGGACTTAATATTTCCTCATCATGAAAATGAAAGAGCACAATCAGAATCATTAATTGGTAAAAAGTGGGTAAAATATTGGATACATGTAGCATTTTTAACTATAAATGGAGAGAAAATGTCAAAATCCCTAAAAAACATCATACCACTAAAAGAAGCCTTAAAGGAATATGGAGCAGAAGTTCTAAGATATTGGTTCTTATCTTCTCACTATAGATCGTCACTAGACTTTAACGAAAATTCATTACAGCAAAGCAAATCTTCAATTGAAAGATTAAAAGATGCAGTTTCCATAGTAAAGGATATAATAAAAGAAGGACCTAAAAGTTACGCTTCTGATGATGATATTAAGACTCAAAAAGAAATTATAACTAAAATAAGCGAATATAATGAATTTATGTCAAATGATTTTGATACTTCTAATGCATTAGCTAAAATTCATGAATTAGCTAATATAGTATTTACTAAATTACAATATTCAAGAGATTTACTAGGTGCGTCAATAGCGTTAGAAGGATTCAGGCAGTTTAACGAAGTCTTTGGAGTAATGGATAAAGAATTAGGAGAAGCATTAGAGAGTATTGATAAGATAATTGATACTGTAATTGAAATCAGAAATACTTTACGAAATAAAAAGATGTATGATTTATCAGACCAAATAAGATCAGCATTAGCTGATGCCGGCATAAAGATTTTAGACAGTAAAGATAAGTCTACTTGGAGATTTCAGTAA
- the udg gene encoding type-4 uracil-DNA glycosylase, with the protein MICEIAKEIVNCKKCKLYLTRTNAVPGEGNPKAQIMLIGEAPGANEDKEGKPFVGAAGKFLTELLNSIGLDRKSVFITNLVKCRPPNNREPEEDEIIACSPYLDRQINEILPKIIITLGKYSTTYMLGKIGIRVKSISSVRGKFFEWKIRNNLILIFPTYHPAAALYNPKLREELIKDFKKVNERLNSKAFTIDSFFEGNYNGSRDKREESNSNSLK; encoded by the coding sequence ATGATATGTGAAATAGCCAAAGAAATAGTAAACTGTAAGAAATGTAAATTATACTTAACAAGGACTAATGCAGTACCTGGTGAAGGAAATCCAAAAGCCCAAATAATGTTAATCGGAGAGGCACCTGGAGCTAATGAAGATAAGGAAGGTAAACCTTTTGTTGGAGCTGCGGGAAAATTTCTAACCGAACTTCTTAATTCCATTGGATTAGATAGAAAATCAGTTTTTATAACTAATTTGGTAAAATGTAGACCACCAAATAATAGAGAGCCTGAAGAGGATGAAATAATAGCTTGTTCGCCATATCTTGATAGGCAAATAAATGAGATATTACCTAAAATTATTATTACATTAGGTAAATATTCAACTACTTATATGCTAGGAAAAATTGGTATTAGAGTAAAATCTATCTCATCGGTTAGAGGAAAATTTTTTGAATGGAAGATTCGCAACAATTTAATTTTAATTTTTCCTACTTACCATCCTGCTGCAGCATTATATAATCCGAAATTAAGGGAAGAGCTAATAAAAGATTTCAAGAAAGTTAATGAAAGATTAAATTCAAAAGCCTTTACTATTGATTCCTTTTTTGAAGGTAATTATAATGGATCTAGGGATAAAAGGGAAGAAAGTAATAGTAACAGCCTCAAGTAG